One Vibrio neonatus genomic window carries:
- the murD gene encoding UDP-N-acetylmuramoyl-L-alanine--D-glutamate ligase codes for MQQWQKIQNVVVIGLGITGLSVVNHLKRVSSQLGRNLSIKVIDTRENPAGRDKLSDDVPLFCGSLNQQWLDSADLIVASPGIALATAELQQAAKLGVPIVGDIELFAWATNKPVLAITGSNGKSTVTDLTGVMANAAGVKTAIGGNIGVPALNLLESDADLYVLELSSFQLETTSSLALQAAAFLNLSEDHMDRYEGMHDYRDAKLRIFDNAKIKIVNADDKATYPDNHQGLLAFGIAQGEYYLSDHANQTWLTSHGQRLLATDELSIVGQHNMLNALVSIALLEAADIDVKPALNVLKSYVGLAHRCQVVSRDNGITWVNDSKATNVASTLAALNGLRIAGCLYLLLGGDGKGADFSELKPALSALHTELYCFGEDGKQLALLSENSVYFETMQEAVQAIRQKAKVGDMVMLSPACASLDQFANFMQRGDIFTQLAQHSDEQQDAI; via the coding sequence ATGCAACAGTGGCAAAAGATACAAAATGTCGTCGTTATCGGGCTTGGTATTACTGGGCTGTCAGTAGTTAATCACTTAAAAAGAGTTTCGTCGCAATTGGGGCGCAATCTGAGCATTAAAGTGATTGATACCCGAGAAAATCCAGCCGGGCGAGATAAACTTAGCGATGATGTGCCACTGTTTTGTGGGAGTTTAAATCAGCAATGGCTAGATAGTGCCGACCTGATTGTAGCCAGTCCGGGGATTGCTTTAGCAACCGCTGAGTTGCAACAAGCGGCTAAACTGGGCGTGCCTATTGTCGGTGATATTGAGCTGTTTGCTTGGGCGACCAACAAACCCGTACTTGCGATTACTGGTTCTAACGGCAAAAGTACAGTGACTGACTTAACGGGCGTGATGGCTAATGCCGCTGGGGTTAAAACCGCTATCGGCGGCAATATAGGTGTTCCTGCGTTAAACTTGCTCGAATCTGATGCAGATTTATATGTACTGGAACTGTCTAGCTTTCAACTTGAGACAACCTCTAGCTTAGCGTTACAAGCGGCGGCCTTTTTAAATCTATCTGAAGATCATATGGATAGATATGAAGGCATGCATGATTATCGAGATGCTAAATTACGAATCTTTGATAATGCCAAGATTAAAATTGTGAATGCAGATGATAAAGCCACTTATCCAGATAACCATCAAGGCTTGCTAGCGTTCGGTATTGCGCAAGGTGAATATTATCTGTCAGATCATGCTAATCAAACATGGCTCACCAGTCATGGACAGCGCCTGTTAGCGACGGATGAACTGTCTATTGTGGGTCAACACAATATGCTTAACGCCTTAGTGTCAATTGCGCTACTTGAAGCGGCTGATATTGATGTTAAGCCTGCTTTAAATGTATTGAAATCTTATGTCGGACTGGCGCATCGTTGTCAGGTAGTCAGTCGTGATAATGGCATTACTTGGGTAAATGACTCAAAAGCGACCAATGTTGCCAGCACTTTAGCGGCGTTAAATGGTTTACGCATTGCCGGTTGTTTGTACCTATTGCTAGGTGGTGACGGTAAAGGCGCCGATTTTAGCGAATTAAAACCTGCGCTATCTGCCTTGCATACTGAGCTATATTGCTTTGGCGAAGATGGTAAACAGCTCGCTTTACTGTCTGAAAACAGTGTTTACTTTGAAACTATGCAAGAAGCGGTGCAGGCCATTCGACAGAAAGCTAAAGTCGGTGATATGGTGATGCTTTCTCCCGCCTGTGCCAGCTTAGATCAGTTTGCGAACTTTATGCAGCGCGGAGATATCTTTACTCAGCTCGCTCAACACAGTGATGAGCAGCAGGATGCAATTTAA
- the ftsW gene encoding cell division protein FtsW: MVASSDEIEDVQQPSALPVLYDRQLVWLTFILMLIGLVMVTSASLPLSYTHFGTPFHFAIRHALYLILALGVMTVVVHIPTKFWLKYSMALLIFSLFLLMFVLVGGKSVNGASRWIPLGVINFQPAELAKLSLFIFMSSYLFRKQQEVRASFFGGFLKPFFVFGALALLLLGQPDLGTVVVMLVTIFGMLFIAGAKLWQFLAIAFAGVLAVCGLILAEPYRMKRVTSFLDPWEDPFGSGYQLTQSLMAFGRGEWFGQGLGNSIQKLAYLPEAHTDFVFAVMGEELGFIGVTCILFLIFALVFKAVFIGKRAIESGDVFSGYLSMGFGIWFAFQSVVNVGAAAGMVPTKGLTLPLISYGGSSLIIMSIAVGIVIRIDHEYRLQDYQHSLTQDDDLQGKAQK; the protein is encoded by the coding sequence GTGGTAGCGTCTTCTGATGAAATAGAGGATGTTCAACAGCCCTCTGCTTTACCTGTTCTTTACGATCGACAGCTAGTGTGGCTGACCTTTATACTCATGCTTATCGGCTTAGTCATGGTGACATCAGCGTCATTACCTCTGAGCTATACCCACTTTGGTACTCCCTTCCATTTTGCAATACGCCATGCGTTGTATCTGATTTTAGCATTAGGTGTGATGACTGTTGTGGTGCATATTCCAACCAAATTTTGGTTGAAATACAGTATGGCACTGTTGATATTCAGTCTGTTTTTGCTGATGTTTGTGTTGGTTGGTGGTAAATCGGTGAACGGGGCATCGCGTTGGATTCCATTGGGAGTGATAAACTTTCAGCCGGCAGAGTTGGCAAAACTGTCATTGTTTATTTTTATGTCCAGCTACTTATTCCGTAAGCAGCAGGAAGTAAGAGCCAGCTTTTTTGGTGGTTTCTTAAAACCTTTCTTTGTATTTGGTGCGCTTGCACTCCTTTTATTAGGACAACCAGACTTAGGTACGGTTGTGGTTATGCTCGTCACTATCTTTGGTATGCTCTTCATTGCGGGCGCCAAATTATGGCAGTTCTTGGCGATAGCCTTTGCCGGGGTGCTAGCCGTGTGTGGTTTGATCTTGGCCGAACCGTACCGTATGAAGCGTGTTACGTCATTTTTAGACCCGTGGGAAGACCCGTTTGGTAGTGGCTATCAGCTAACACAGTCCCTGATGGCGTTTGGTCGCGGTGAATGGTTTGGACAAGGTTTAGGTAATTCAATTCAAAAACTGGCTTACTTACCTGAGGCGCATACCGACTTTGTATTTGCGGTGATGGGGGAAGAGCTCGGCTTTATCGGTGTCACTTGCATCTTATTCCTTATCTTTGCCTTGGTATTCAAAGCGGTATTCATTGGTAAACGCGCCATTGAATCGGGCGATGTATTTAGTGGCTACCTTTCTATGGGCTTTGGCATTTGGTTTGCCTTCCAAAGTGTGGTCAATGTGGGCGCGGCAGCCGGTATGGTTCCAACCAAAGGTTTGACGTTACCACTGATCAGTTACGGTGGCTCTAGTTTGATTATCATGTCTATCGCGGTAGGCATAGTGATAAGAATTGATCATGAGTATCGACTGCAGGACTACCAGCACTCATTAACCCAAGATGATGACTTACAAGGTAAAGCGCAAAAATGA
- the murG gene encoding undecaprenyldiphospho-muramoylpentapeptide beta-N-acetylglucosaminyltransferase produces MTTEKKRLLVMAGGTGGHVFPGLAVAKYLQQQGWEIRWLGTEDRMEAELVPKHGIEIDFIKVKGLRGQGLAKLIKAPFQIINAIAQAKAHIKRYQPDVVLGMGGYVSGPGGIAARQCGIPLVLHEQNAVAGLTNSWLAKVASKVFQAFPGAFPTAEVVGNPVRTDVVALEDPATRLASRTDDIRILVMGGSQGARILNHTLPDTVAELGQGYSVWHQVGKNNQADVETRYQNAGVTDVKVTEFIDDVAAAYAWADVIVCRSGALTVSEISAAGLAAIFIPYPHKDRQQALNGDYLVDVGAAKMIEQQNLSAIKLKDTIQELDRTSLLEMAINARQAAKLDADKVVAEAIIALTK; encoded by the coding sequence ATGACCACTGAAAAGAAACGACTTTTAGTTATGGCTGGCGGTACTGGCGGACATGTTTTTCCAGGGCTTGCCGTTGCTAAATATCTACAACAACAAGGTTGGGAGATCCGCTGGCTAGGGACAGAAGATCGCATGGAAGCCGAGCTTGTGCCTAAACATGGCATCGAGATTGATTTTATCAAGGTCAAAGGACTTCGTGGTCAAGGCTTAGCTAAGCTGATTAAAGCGCCATTTCAGATCATCAATGCCATCGCTCAAGCGAAAGCACACATAAAACGTTACCAACCGGATGTGGTATTAGGCATGGGTGGCTATGTTAGCGGCCCTGGCGGTATCGCCGCGCGCCAATGTGGTATTCCACTGGTTTTGCATGAACAAAATGCCGTAGCGGGTTTAACGAATAGCTGGCTTGCTAAAGTTGCCAGTAAGGTATTTCAAGCTTTCCCTGGTGCATTTCCAACAGCTGAAGTAGTGGGTAACCCTGTGCGTACCGATGTGGTTGCACTGGAAGACCCTGCGACACGATTGGCTTCTCGCACTGATGACATTCGTATTTTGGTGATGGGTGGTAGTCAAGGCGCTCGAATTTTAAATCATACTCTTCCTGACACCGTAGCTGAGCTTGGTCAGGGGTATAGCGTATGGCATCAGGTGGGTAAAAATAACCAAGCTGATGTAGAAACGCGTTATCAAAATGCAGGTGTCACAGACGTTAAAGTGACCGAATTTATTGATGATGTCGCGGCGGCTTATGCATGGGCTGACGTGATTGTTTGTCGCTCTGGCGCGTTAACCGTATCTGAAATATCAGCGGCGGGCTTAGCGGCTATCTTTATCCCTTATCCGCATAAAGATAGACAACAAGCACTTAACGGAGACTACTTGGTTGATGTTGGTGCGGCCAAAATGATTGAACAACAAAATTTGTCGGCAATTAAGCTAAAAGACACTATCCAAGAATTAGACAGAACCTCACTACTAGAGATGGCAATTAATGCACGTCAGGCGGCTAAGCTTGATGCAGATAAAGTGGTGGCGGAAGCCATTATTGCTTTAACTAAATAG
- the murC gene encoding UDP-N-acetylmuramate--L-alanine ligase: protein MVIEHEQNLAHIRAMIPEMRRVQSIHFVGIGGAGMSGIAEVLLNEGYAISGSDINQNLVTERLQSKGATIFIGHAKSNIENASVVVVSTAIDQRNPEIVAAQALRIPIVRRAEMLAEIMRYRHGIAVAGTHGKTTTTALVTQIYSEAGLDPTFVNGGLVKSAGTNARLGSSRILIAEADESDASFLHLQPMVAIVTNIEADHMDTYGGDFEVLKQTFRDFLHKLPFYGQAIMCIDDPVIREMLPTISRQVITYGFAEDADVKIVNYRQQGQQSYFTVKREGKSDLNITLNMPGKHNALNASAAIAVATEDNISDDAILSALLATQGTGRRFEHLGEYETGNGSAMLVDDYGHHPSEVDVTIDAARAGWPDKRLVMIFQPHRYSRTRDLFDDFANVLDKVDVLLMLDVYSAGEEPIAGADSRSLCRAIRGRGRIDPIFVKKQDELPSVLSNLLQEGDLVLTQGAGDVGKVAKKLEKFALNIRAMQKC from the coding sequence ATGGTAATTGAACACGAACAAAATTTAGCCCACATCCGAGCTATGATTCCAGAAATGCGCCGCGTGCAAAGCATTCACTTTGTCGGTATCGGCGGTGCTGGTATGAGTGGTATTGCTGAGGTGTTGCTAAACGAAGGCTATGCTATCTCTGGCTCAGATATTAATCAAAATCTCGTCACGGAACGCTTACAAAGCAAAGGGGCCACGATTTTTATTGGTCACGCTAAAAGCAACATTGAAAATGCCAGTGTAGTGGTAGTCTCAACGGCAATAGACCAAAGAAATCCGGAAATAGTTGCCGCTCAAGCCCTGCGTATTCCTATTGTGCGTCGCGCTGAAATGCTGGCAGAAATTATGCGTTATCGCCACGGCATTGCGGTTGCCGGCACACACGGTAAAACCACTACTACAGCCTTAGTGACACAAATTTATTCTGAAGCCGGTCTTGATCCAACGTTTGTCAATGGTGGCCTAGTAAAAAGCGCAGGTACCAATGCACGTTTAGGCTCAAGCCGTATTTTGATTGCGGAAGCCGATGAAAGCGATGCGTCATTTTTGCATCTGCAACCTATGGTTGCCATTGTGACGAATATCGAAGCTGATCATATGGATACTTATGGCGGCGACTTTGAAGTGCTGAAGCAAACATTCCGTGATTTCCTACATAAACTGCCTTTCTATGGTCAGGCAATCATGTGTATAGACGATCCTGTTATTCGCGAAATGCTACCTACCATCAGCCGTCAGGTGATCACCTATGGTTTTGCTGAAGATGCGGACGTTAAAATCGTCAACTATCGCCAGCAAGGACAGCAAAGCTACTTTACGGTTAAACGTGAAGGTAAGAGCGATCTTAACATTACGTTGAACATGCCGGGTAAACACAATGCGCTGAATGCATCGGCTGCGATTGCGGTTGCAACCGAAGATAACATTTCTGATGACGCTATCTTATCTGCCTTACTGGCTACTCAAGGTACTGGTCGTCGATTTGAACACCTTGGTGAGTATGAAACCGGTAATGGCAGTGCCATGCTGGTGGATGATTATGGTCATCACCCAAGTGAAGTTGACGTTACCATAGATGCGGCTCGCGCCGGTTGGCCTGATAAGCGTTTAGTGATGATATTCCAACCTCACCGTTATAGCCGTACTCGCGATCTTTTTGATGACTTTGCTAACGTACTCGACAAAGTTGATGTGCTGTTAATGCTTGATGTTTATTCTGCAGGTGAAGAACCGATTGCAGGAGCTGATAGTCGCTCATTATGCCGAGCCATTCGTGGCCGTGGCCGCATCGATCCTATCTTTGTTAAAAAACAAGATGAATTGCCAAGCGTGCTTAGCAACTTGTTGCAAGAAGGGGACCTTGTCCTTACTCAGGGTGCGGGTGATGTAGGAAAGGTTGCCAAAAAACTGGAAAAATTTGCGCTCAATATCAGAGCAATGCAAAAATGTTAG
- a CDS encoding cell division protein FtsQ/DivIB, translating to MEATLDVETEFKQKPKFKFSLVDASFLLFVIILIVFGIYSTVAWMRDSGRLPLSQFVLEGNLEYVHNSDVQSALSRIQPFGTFMTQDVTQLQHAVEDIPWVANAAIRKQWPNTIKVFVTEHQPAAIWNGTALLNDNGQIFDADPASLHEKDQEIVKLYGPAPKSEEVLNTWRDLKPKFEDLGLKITSVVLNDRLAWQIILDNGIRLELGKDSLKERIKRFVDLYRHMNEKVQQISYIDLRYDTGAAIGWLSDEQRHRE from the coding sequence ATGGAAGCTACATTAGACGTCGAAACTGAATTCAAACAAAAGCCAAAGTTTAAATTTTCTTTGGTAGATGCGAGTTTTTTACTGTTCGTTATTATTTTGATTGTTTTTGGTATTTATTCCACCGTTGCATGGATGCGAGATAGTGGACGCTTGCCCCTTTCTCAGTTTGTCCTTGAAGGTAACTTAGAATACGTACATAACTCTGACGTACAGAGCGCTTTGTCACGTATTCAGCCGTTTGGCACTTTTATGACTCAAGACGTTACTCAACTGCAACACGCCGTTGAAGATATACCTTGGGTTGCCAATGCCGCTATCCGTAAGCAATGGCCAAATACCATCAAGGTTTTTGTCACGGAGCATCAACCTGCCGCTATCTGGAATGGTACTGCACTGCTTAATGATAATGGGCAGATTTTTGATGCAGACCCAGCGAGCTTGCACGAAAAAGATCAAGAAATTGTTAAGCTTTATGGCCCTGCGCCAAAAAGCGAAGAAGTACTGAATACTTGGCGTGATTTAAAGCCGAAATTCGAAGATCTCGGATTGAAAATTACTTCTGTTGTTCTCAACGACAGACTGGCTTGGCAGATTATATTAGATAACGGTATTCGCCTTGAATTAGGTAAAGATTCGCTAAAAGAAAGAATAAAACGCTTTGTTGACCTTTATCGTCATATGAACGAAAAGGTTCAGCAAATCAGTTATATAGACTTGAGATACGATACTGGAGCCGCCATTGGCTGGCTTTCCGACGAGCAAAGGCATAGAGAGTAG
- the ftsA gene encoding cell division protein FtsA encodes MTKGMDDNLIVGLDIGTATVSALVGEILPDGQINIIGSGSSPSRGMDKGGVNDLESVIKSVERAVNQAELMAEHKISSVYLSISGQHITSRIEKGMGAISDEEVSQEDMDRAIHTARSIKIGDEERILHVIPQEFKIDHLGGIKNPLGLSGVRMEVSVHMISCHNDMARNVIKAVERCGLTVEQLVFSGLAASDAVITEDEKELGVCVVDIGAGTMDVALWTGGALRHTEVFSYAGNSVTSDIAFAFGTPINDAEEIKVKYGCAMSELVSKDDTVNVPSVGGRPSRSLQRQTLSEVIEPRYTELMGLINRAIENAQNKMRESGVKHHHIAAGIVLTGGASQIEGLAECAERVFGNQVRIGKPTEVKGLTEYVKEPYHSTAVGLLHYGKDSSFNDDGEYSEPKQASSIAGFFTKMRNWIQKEF; translated from the coding sequence ATGACCAAGGGTATGGATGATAATCTGATTGTTGGTCTGGACATCGGTACAGCGACTGTTTCAGCGTTAGTAGGCGAAATTCTTCCAGACGGCCAGATCAATATAATTGGATCTGGCAGTAGCCCATCCCGCGGAATGGACAAAGGTGGGGTTAATGACCTCGAATCCGTAATTAAGTCCGTTGAACGAGCGGTTAATCAAGCTGAGCTAATGGCTGAGCACAAGATTAGCAGCGTGTACCTTTCTATCTCTGGTCAGCACATTACCAGCCGTATCGAAAAAGGTATGGGGGCGATTTCTGATGAAGAAGTGTCTCAAGAAGATATGGATAGAGCTATTCATACAGCTCGTTCAATCAAAATTGGTGACGAAGAGCGTATTTTACACGTAATTCCACAAGAATTTAAAATAGATCATCTTGGCGGAATTAAAAATCCGTTAGGCTTATCTGGTGTGCGTATGGAAGTCAGCGTACACATGATTTCTTGTCATAACGATATGGCAAGAAACGTAATTAAAGCCGTTGAGCGTTGTGGCTTAACGGTTGAACAATTAGTCTTCTCTGGTCTTGCAGCAAGTGATGCCGTGATTACCGAAGATGAAAAAGAATTAGGCGTGTGTGTTGTTGATATCGGCGCTGGCACTATGGATGTTGCACTTTGGACCGGTGGCGCACTGCGTCATACAGAAGTGTTCTCTTATGCAGGTAACTCTGTAACTAGCGACATCGCTTTTGCCTTTGGTACGCCAATTAACGACGCAGAAGAAATCAAAGTGAAGTATGGCTGCGCCATGAGCGAATTGGTCAGCAAAGATGATACTGTGAATGTTCCTAGCGTAGGTGGTCGTCCATCTCGTAGCTTGCAGAGACAAACGTTATCTGAAGTGATAGAACCACGTTATACTGAACTTATGGGTTTAATCAATCGAGCGATTGAAAACGCACAGAATAAAATGCGCGAAAGTGGTGTTAAGCATCACCACATTGCGGCCGGTATTGTACTCACTGGCGGTGCTTCTCAAATAGAAGGTTTGGCTGAATGTGCAGAGCGCGTATTTGGTAACCAAGTTCGAATCGGGAAGCCAACAGAAGTAAAAGGCTTAACAGAATATGTGAAGGAGCCGTACCATTCTACGGCAGTTGGTTTATTGCATTATGGCAAAGACAGCAGTTTTAATGATGATGGTGAGTATTCAGAACCGAAACAAGCCTCATCAATTGCTGGATTTTTTACCAAAATGCGTAATTGGATACAAAAAGAATTTTAA
- the ftsZ gene encoding cell division protein FtsZ — MFEPMTEINDEAVIKVVGVGGGGGNAVEHMVRESIEGVEFISVNTDAQALRKASVSSVIQIGTDITKGLGAGANPQVGRDSALEDREAIKGVLDGADMVFIAAGMGGGTGTGAAPVIAEIAKELGVLTVAVVTKPFGFEGKKRLAFAEQGIEELSKHVDSLITIPNEKLLKVYGRNVTLLEAFGYANDVLKDAVQGIAELITRPGMINVDFADVRTVMSEMGQAMMGSGVSTGEDRAEEAAEAAISHSLLEDIDLAGARGVLVNITAGMDMRLDEFEIVGNTVKAFASDNATVVIGTSLDPDMSDEFRVTVVATGIGNEKKPEITLVTGSASKPKAAVTPEPRVVAKAESELKVQTTVKPKPETVTSRPTTGSQQHAAKAGQTESALLDIPAFLRNQAD, encoded by the coding sequence ATGTTTGAACCGATGACGGAAATAAATGATGAAGCCGTAATTAAGGTCGTTGGTGTTGGCGGTGGCGGTGGTAATGCCGTTGAACATATGGTTCGTGAGTCCATCGAAGGCGTGGAATTCATCAGTGTTAATACCGATGCACAGGCACTTCGCAAGGCAAGCGTAAGTTCCGTAATTCAAATTGGTACTGATATTACTAAAGGCCTTGGTGCTGGCGCGAACCCTCAGGTTGGCCGTGATTCCGCTCTTGAAGATCGCGAAGCGATCAAAGGTGTGTTGGACGGGGCTGATATGGTATTCATCGCTGCAGGTATGGGCGGTGGTACAGGTACTGGTGCAGCACCAGTGATTGCAGAAATTGCAAAAGAACTGGGTGTACTAACGGTTGCTGTAGTGACAAAACCATTTGGTTTTGAGGGTAAGAAACGTCTAGCATTTGCTGAGCAAGGCATTGAAGAGCTTTCTAAGCATGTTGATTCCCTAATTACAATTCCTAACGAAAAACTGCTTAAAGTATACGGTCGCAATGTGACACTACTTGAAGCATTCGGCTATGCTAATGATGTATTGAAAGATGCAGTACAAGGTATCGCAGAATTGATTACTCGTCCTGGCATGATCAACGTCGACTTCGCGGATGTTCGCACCGTAATGTCGGAAATGGGTCAAGCAATGATGGGTAGCGGTGTTTCTACTGGTGAAGATCGTGCAGAAGAAGCGGCAGAAGCGGCAATTTCTCACTCTCTACTAGAAGATATCGATTTAGCGGGTGCGCGTGGCGTACTGGTTAACATCACTGCTGGTATGGACATGCGTCTTGATGAATTTGAGATTGTTGGTAACACAGTTAAAGCATTTGCATCTGACAATGCGACCGTTGTTATCGGTACATCTCTAGACCCAGATATGTCTGATGAGTTCCGCGTAACTGTTGTTGCAACAGGCATTGGCAATGAGAAGAAACCTGAAATCACGCTAGTGACAGGTTCAGCTTCTAAGCCAAAAGCGGCGGTAACTCCTGAGCCTCGCGTTGTTGCGAAAGCGGAATCAGAGTTGAAGGTTCAAACTACGGTTAAGCCAAAACCAGAGACTGTGACTTCTCGTCCTACGACAGGAAGCCAACAGCACGCAGCGAAAGCTGGTCAAACAGAAAGCGCATTGCTAGACATTCCAGCTTTCTTACGCAACCAAGCCGACTAA